The Lachnospiraceae bacterium oral taxon 500 genome window below encodes:
- a CDS encoding ABC transporter ATP-binding protein — translation MFRLISRILNLSGKYKNRIKSAFIFAFVESILSKMPIFVAFTVLIGFYEKTNTSKTFLYVGVGLVLVVLLQAVDHFLSDKLQSAAGFMIFADKRMELGNHLRKLPMGYFTTGNLGKINSVLSSDMAFIEEVSMSTIANMMSYVLSTLVLTIFMFVLDYRIGLIAVCVTLVATLLANSMNKMSLSEAAIRQEQSEKLTDAVLSFAEGIGVIKSYNLLGENSKSLTDNFVSSKDTSIKFENKITPWTTGLNIIYGIGITFILAAALYLNYQGTLGLAYMLGLILFVFDLFSPLKTLYGEATRLTVMNAALDRIEEVLNETELQDVGKKHISKSDTSEPEICFNHVKFSYGEKEVLHDMSFKMNKNTMTALVGQSGGGKSTVANLLARFWDVDSGEILIRGVNIKDVSLSELMSEISMVFQRVYLFQDTIFNNIAMGKENATKEEVIEAAQKARCYDFIMALPDGFDTMIGEGGATLSGGEKQRISIARCILKDAPIVILDEATASVDVDNESYIQEAISELVKNKTLLVIAHRLNTIRDADNIVVIKEGNIAEQGNHEDLMNSNGIYKNMVELQEKNKGIKIL, via the coding sequence ATGTTTAGACTAATTTCAAGAATTTTAAATTTATCAGGTAAATACAAAAACAGAATAAAGTCCGCATTTATATTTGCCTTTGTTGAATCTATATTAAGTAAAATGCCTATATTTGTTGCATTTACCGTTTTGATTGGATTTTATGAAAAAACGAACACCTCCAAAACTTTTCTATATGTAGGAGTAGGACTTGTTTTAGTGGTTTTATTACAAGCAGTGGATCACTTCTTAAGCGATAAATTGCAAAGTGCCGCCGGCTTTATGATTTTTGCTGATAAAAGAATGGAGCTTGGAAATCATCTTAGAAAGCTCCCGATGGGATACTTTACAACAGGTAATTTAGGAAAAATAAATTCTGTTTTAAGTTCGGACATGGCTTTTATTGAAGAAGTTTCCATGAGTACGATTGCAAATATGATGAGCTATGTATTATCAACGCTTGTACTAACAATATTCATGTTTGTTTTAGATTACAGAATTGGACTGATTGCGGTGTGTGTAACATTGGTTGCAACACTGCTTGCAAATAGCATGAATAAGATGTCTTTATCGGAAGCGGCTATTAGACAAGAACAAAGTGAAAAACTAACGGATGCAGTTTTATCATTTGCTGAGGGTATAGGTGTCATTAAAAGTTACAACCTTTTAGGCGAAAATTCTAAATCTCTTACAGATAATTTTGTATCCTCAAAGGACACATCTATAAAATTTGAAAATAAAATAACACCATGGACAACCGGTTTAAATATTATTTATGGAATTGGCATTACATTTATTTTAGCAGCAGCTCTATATCTTAATTATCAAGGAACTTTGGGACTTGCGTATATGTTGGGGCTTATTTTGTTTGTGTTTGACTTATTCAGCCCTTTAAAAACACTTTACGGAGAAGCTACAAGGCTTACCGTAATGAACGCTGCTTTGGATCGCATTGAAGAAGTGTTAAATGAAACTGAATTACAAGATGTAGGCAAAAAACATATCTCAAAATCTGATACCTCAGAACCTGAAATTTGTTTTAATCATGTTAAATTTTCTTATGGCGAAAAAGAGGTCTTACATGATATGAGTTTCAAAATGAATAAGAATACAATGACGGCTTTAGTTGGACAGTCCGGAGGAGGAAAATCCACAGTGGCAAATCTTTTGGCAAGATTCTGGGATGTAGACTCCGGTGAAATTTTGATTAGAGGAGTGAATATAAAGGATGTTTCACTGTCTGAATTGATGTCGGAAATCAGTATGGTTTTCCAGAGAGTTTATTTATTCCAAGATACAATTTTTAATAATATTGCTATGGGAAAAGAAAATGCAACGAAAGAAGAAGTTATAGAAGCTGCCCAAAAAGCAAGATGCTATGATTTTATTATGGCACTTCCTGATGGATTTGACACTATGATTGGAGAGGGAGGAGCAACTCTATCCGGTGGTGAAAAACAAAGAATTTCTATTGCTCGCTGCATATTAAAAGATGCTCCTATTGTAATTCTTGACGAGGCAACAGCAAGTGTTGATGTGGACAATGAAAGCTATATACAGGAAGCAATCAGTGAATTGGTAAAGAATAAAACCTTATTAGTTATTGCTCACAGATTAAATACGATTAGGGATGCCGACAATATTGTTGTAATCAAGGAAGGGAATATTGCAGAACAAGGAAACCATGAGGATTTAATGAATTCAAATGGAATCTATAAAAATATGGTTGAGTTACAAGAAAAGAATAAAGGCATAAAAATCTTATAG
- a CDS encoding MATE family efflux transporter has product MKQEMKEQLLSKRPIDLLFQLSVPAVIGMIVIGLYPLMDGIFAGKIIGQTAMTACGVAMPLTFFNSGVSTLLGVGSASVLSRAIGKGDQKTVDKIMGNLIFWVILFSAIITVGGILLAPHFLDMVGATGEIKAYGIRYLRVIFIGSLFVNFTQSANMVMRGEGLMKKAMLIMGFGALLNIILDPILMTVMGEYAIEGAALATITAQFVQAAVTLHYFLKKSKVVKIHKIQSDAEIKKEMFSVGSSAMMMQLLFMIQQTMLYKMAFKYGGDTNGILMAASLRVYAFSFIPLWGMSQGLQPVVGTNFGAKQFDRVRQGMKVFSIGGLILAAIFWLPSLLFSSQILSLFGVEAGIIAQGVGNFRLFYSVFILYGVMVMTITFFQSIGNGKKAGTIVMLRQLFLFVPAMIFLPMVFGIKAVWFTQPLVDFIMIMVGILMMLSELNKMGKDKA; this is encoded by the coding sequence TTGAAACAAGAAATGAAAGAACAACTACTAAGCAAAAGACCGATAGACTTGCTCTTTCAGCTATCTGTTCCGGCAGTTATAGGAATGATAGTCATCGGTCTATATCCGTTAATGGATGGGATTTTTGCAGGTAAAATCATAGGACAAACAGCAATGACCGCTTGTGGTGTTGCAATGCCCCTCACCTTTTTTAACAGCGGTGTTTCAACCTTGCTTGGTGTAGGTTCTGCGTCTGTCCTATCACGAGCCATTGGAAAAGGGGATCAGAAAACTGTAGATAAAATTATGGGTAACTTAATCTTTTGGGTGATTTTGTTCTCTGCTATCATCACAGTCGGAGGAATCCTCCTCGCACCACACTTTTTAGATATGGTCGGTGCAACAGGTGAAATTAAAGCCTATGGTATCAGATACCTTAGAGTGATTTTTATAGGTTCTCTATTTGTGAACTTTACACAGTCTGCCAATATGGTGATGCGTGGCGAAGGACTGATGAAAAAAGCCATGCTGATTATGGGTTTTGGTGCTTTGCTTAATATCATACTTGATCCGATACTAATGACCGTTATGGGTGAATACGCTATTGAAGGTGCTGCCCTTGCAACGATCACAGCCCAATTTGTTCAAGCTGCTGTAACACTACATTATTTCTTGAAAAAGAGTAAGGTCGTTAAAATTCATAAGATACAGTCTGATGCGGAAATTAAAAAAGAAATGTTTTCTGTCGGTTCATCCGCTATGATGATGCAGCTCTTATTTATGATACAACAAACAATGCTTTATAAAATGGCATTTAAGTATGGTGGGGATACGAACGGAATTTTGATGGCAGCATCGCTTCGTGTATATGCCTTTTCATTTATTCCGCTTTGGGGAATGAGTCAGGGGCTGCAACCTGTGGTTGGTACAAACTTCGGAGCAAAACAGTTTGACAGAGTAAGACAAGGTATGAAGGTATTTTCTATTGGCGGACTTATCCTTGCAGCAATCTTTTGGCTTCCATCTTTACTGTTTTCAAGTCAGATCCTTTCCTTGTTCGGTGTAGAAGCAGGCATTATTGCACAGGGAGTAGGAAACTTCAGATTGTTCTATTCTGTATTTATCTTGTACGGAGTAATGGTGATGACTATTACATTCTTCCAATCAATCGGAAACGGAAAGAAAGCCGGAACTATTGTTATGCTTAGACAGTTATTCTTATTTGTTCCTGCAATGATCTTTTTACCAATGGTATTTGGAATAAAAGCGGTATGGTTCACACAACCACTGGTGGATTTCATTATGATTATGGTTGGAATACTTATGATGCTTAGTGAACTTAATAAAATGGGAAAAGACAAAGCGTAA